A portion of the Vibrio coralliirubri genome contains these proteins:
- a CDS encoding LysR family transcriptional regulator, giving the protein MHHFNIRALEYLNALSKYGSLRKASKMMNVDPAAMSRMLTQLEAQAEMKVWERNNRQSLLTEAGNELLNYYRSIVRGEAAVLARLTKLKNLKGGNVSIAIGEGFITNLVSKPMQTFMTRYPDINLSIEIAGALDAVKMLEDQQIDFAITYASAPHPKLHSHVERSHPLELIAPKGHFLTMKEAPVVMQDIQDASLALIDNSTGMGRLVKQAEQISHLTLQPKLQTNSVTALTNFVSAGLGVTFMPKLTVIDEIKSGQIEVVATELEMLSKATVKVQSLKGRALTLQAETLLDFLLENATFLSHDAYNI; this is encoded by the coding sequence ATGCACCACTTTAATATCCGCGCTCTCGAGTACTTAAACGCGTTATCAAAATACGGGTCGTTACGTAAGGCATCGAAGATGATGAACGTTGATCCTGCGGCAATGAGTAGAATGCTGACACAGTTAGAAGCGCAAGCGGAAATGAAAGTATGGGAGCGCAACAACCGCCAATCACTGTTAACCGAAGCGGGTAATGAACTGTTGAATTACTACCGTTCAATTGTTCGTGGAGAGGCCGCTGTACTTGCTCGACTAACCAAGCTTAAAAACCTCAAAGGAGGTAATGTCAGCATTGCCATCGGTGAAGGGTTTATTACCAACTTGGTGTCAAAGCCGATGCAAACCTTCATGACTCGTTATCCTGATATTAATCTTTCTATTGAGATTGCTGGGGCATTGGATGCAGTCAAGATGTTGGAAGATCAGCAGATAGACTTTGCGATAACTTATGCCTCTGCACCGCACCCTAAACTGCACTCCCACGTTGAACGCAGCCATCCGCTCGAATTGATTGCTCCTAAGGGGCATTTCCTTACGATGAAAGAAGCACCAGTGGTAATGCAAGATATTCAAGACGCTTCTCTCGCCTTGATCGATAACTCGACCGGTATGGGGAGGCTGGTAAAGCAGGCTGAACAAATTTCCCATCTTACCTTGCAGCCAAAACTTCAAACTAACTCAGTCACGGCACTGACTAACTTCGTTTCAGCAGGGTTGGGTGTAACTTTTATGCCTAAGCTCACTGTGATCGATGAGATTAAGTCAGGGCAGATAGAAGTGGTTGCGACCGAGTTGGAGATGCTATCGAAGGCGACGGTTAAGGTTCAATCTTTGAAAGGCCGTGCACTCACGCTACAAGCCGAAACCTTGTTGGATTTCTTGCTCGAGAACGCCACTTTCTTGAGTCATGACGCTTACAATATCTAG
- a CDS encoding D-amino acid dehydrogenase — MEVIVIGSGVIGLTSAWYLAKEGHSVTVIDRQDSSGKETSFANAGQISYGYSSPWAAPGIPLKAMKWLTQEHAPLKVKPSLSPELMSWATKMLANCNEAKYAQNKSRMLRVANYSRDCLTHLRTSEQLAYEGRQKGTLQVFRSEKQLDAIQQDMKLLTESGIKHSLFDVEQCLAVESGLADVKDKLVGGLYLPHDETGDCHQFCLTLTEKAKQIGVQFVFDTEVVKLNHQNQTIESITTTQGEFKADAYVVASGSYSRELLKQVDLSIPVYPVKGYSLTLPIVNADKSPTSTVMDETYKVAMTRFDDRIRIAGTAELAGFNYLIPEKRKATIDMVIKDLFPQAGDFSKAEYWTGLRPMTPDGTPIIGKTPIKNLFTNTGHGTLGWTMACGSGKILASVVSGSASDIKTDDLSIHRYL, encoded by the coding sequence ATGGAAGTTATTGTAATTGGCAGTGGTGTTATTGGATTGACCAGCGCATGGTACTTGGCAAAAGAAGGTCACTCGGTCACGGTTATTGATCGTCAAGATAGCAGTGGCAAAGAAACCAGTTTTGCGAATGCCGGGCAAATTTCTTACGGTTATTCATCACCATGGGCGGCGCCGGGCATCCCTTTGAAAGCGATGAAATGGCTTACCCAAGAACATGCGCCACTTAAAGTGAAGCCTTCTCTTTCTCCAGAGTTAATGTCTTGGGCGACTAAGATGCTCGCCAACTGTAATGAAGCCAAGTACGCACAGAATAAATCGCGGATGTTGCGAGTCGCTAACTACAGCCGAGATTGCCTGACTCACCTAAGAACCAGTGAACAACTGGCTTATGAAGGTAGGCAGAAAGGCACGCTACAAGTGTTTCGAAGCGAAAAGCAATTGGACGCTATTCAGCAGGATATGAAGCTATTAACAGAGAGTGGAATCAAACATTCGCTGTTTGATGTTGAACAGTGTCTGGCAGTGGAGTCGGGCTTAGCAGACGTGAAAGATAAGCTGGTGGGCGGCCTGTATTTACCACACGATGAAACCGGTGATTGTCATCAGTTCTGTTTAACCCTGACTGAGAAAGCCAAGCAAATCGGCGTTCAGTTCGTGTTTGATACTGAAGTGGTCAAGCTCAATCATCAGAATCAAACCATTGAGAGTATTACCACGACTCAAGGCGAGTTCAAAGCGGATGCTTACGTGGTTGCTTCAGGAAGTTATTCTCGAGAATTGCTGAAGCAAGTCGATTTGTCGATACCGGTTTACCCAGTGAAAGGGTATTCGTTAACACTACCGATCGTGAATGCAGATAAGTCACCAACCTCGACTGTGATGGATGAAACTTACAAGGTAGCGATGACGCGATTTGATGATCGTATTCGCATTGCAGGGACAGCAGAACTTGCGGGGTTTAATTACCTTATCCCTGAAAAACGCAAAGCCACGATTGATATGGTGATTAAAGATCTTTTCCCACAAGCGGGGGACTTTTCTAAAGCCGAATACTGGACTGGGTTACGACCAATGACACCAGATGGTACGCCTATCATAGGAAAGACGCCTATCAAGAACCTATTTACAAATACTGGACATGGGACATTAGGTTGGACAATGGCATGTGGCTCAGGAAAGATCTTGGCAAGCGTGGTCAGTGGCTCAGCTAGTGATATCAAAACTGATGACTTAAGTATCCACCGCTATTTGTAG
- a CDS encoding hybrid sensor histidine kinase/response regulator, translating into MVALGLYLAMFIAIVGSVTYYVVESPVRAKLQQNLDLRTQLLSALITEPLSSSQGFVDSLVGFAQAHRNGDDVIPLFKSMLAASDDTIVSAGIWPEPYALDSKKLLNSYFFNKADDGRIDQIYSYNNPKNAPYQEEYWYTSVVNQKQGTISWSDVYIDPYTHVRMITASSPYYYDGSFAGVATVDLSLEELLGFIKNHAEEYNLGITLRDKLNQVLVSHNFNLVEGIYISSNQFGDFGWQVDVVNSKSRVADEVFRQVMSIEGGIVPLLLLCVMAGYYLLNRYLISPITRIAAQVDSSKAGEIIDVDYSSDDEIGHLIKTFNEKTIYLEAEKVKAQASTNAKTAFLATLSHEIRTPMNGVLGTAQILLKTPLNSEQEKHLKSLYESGDHMMTLLNEILDFSKIEQGRLDLDETRFPLDSIIGSINSVYYTLSSEKGLQFKVYSEVPSGRWYFSDKARLRQILFNLLNNAVKFTSRGFVEVYLKEVVEGSDTYLSIRVRDTGIGISKEAQKRIFKPFEQAESSTTRRFGGTGLGLAIVKKIAQLMDGSITVTSEEGIGTSFDVRLKIQPCQPGEIESLPHKKLDYSGLKVLIVEDNRTNTVIIETFMSSKGFTCKSVENGELAIQAVVAERFDLVLMDNHMPVMDGVESTTAIRALIGDVSSVLVFGCTADVFKETRERMLGAGVDYIIAKPIDERELDDALFRYSNKLYQYHEVKADELESQDVKPHDSKSKSESLPKPDLRNKDNTEELLVTLYVALEDNNLELIQFALESLRVHVEPMNNAELTEQVNKALEQVALGSPPTQDVINIITVNLPMA; encoded by the coding sequence ATGGTAGCGCTTGGATTATACCTTGCGATGTTTATTGCCATTGTCGGTAGTGTGACGTATTACGTCGTAGAATCCCCTGTGCGCGCCAAATTACAACAAAACCTCGACTTGCGTACGCAATTGTTATCCGCTTTGATTACAGAGCCACTCAGCAGCTCTCAAGGCTTTGTAGACAGTCTCGTTGGGTTTGCTCAAGCGCATCGCAACGGTGATGATGTTATTCCACTCTTTAAGTCCATGCTGGCGGCGAGCGACGATACGATTGTCAGTGCCGGTATTTGGCCTGAACCTTATGCGCTCGATTCTAAAAAGCTTCTCAACAGTTACTTTTTTAATAAAGCCGACGATGGAAGAATCGATCAGATATATTCTTACAACAACCCCAAAAATGCCCCTTATCAAGAAGAGTATTGGTACACCTCTGTCGTCAACCAAAAACAAGGAACGATCTCTTGGAGCGATGTGTATATCGACCCATACACACACGTTCGAATGATTACGGCGTCTTCCCCTTATTATTACGACGGTTCTTTTGCCGGTGTTGCCACGGTGGATCTCTCGCTCGAAGAGCTGCTTGGTTTTATCAAGAACCACGCCGAAGAATACAACCTTGGCATTACGCTCAGAGATAAGCTTAACCAAGTGTTGGTTTCGCATAACTTTAATCTCGTTGAAGGCATTTACATCAGTAGCAATCAATTTGGTGATTTTGGCTGGCAAGTGGATGTGGTGAACTCCAAATCACGAGTAGCAGACGAAGTGTTTCGTCAGGTGATGAGCATTGAAGGCGGTATTGTTCCGCTATTGCTACTTTGTGTCATGGCGGGGTATTACTTATTGAACCGTTATTTGATTAGTCCAATCACAAGGATTGCTGCGCAGGTTGATAGCTCCAAAGCGGGCGAAATCATTGATGTAGATTACTCGAGTGATGACGAAATCGGCCATTTGATTAAAACCTTCAACGAAAAGACCATTTATCTCGAAGCGGAAAAGGTTAAAGCTCAGGCGTCAACCAATGCAAAAACCGCTTTCCTTGCGACCCTGTCACATGAAATTCGCACGCCTATGAATGGGGTATTGGGAACCGCTCAGATCCTATTGAAAACGCCTCTAAATTCTGAACAAGAGAAGCACCTTAAGAGCTTGTATGAGTCCGGCGATCATATGATGACTCTACTCAACGAGATCTTAGACTTCTCGAAGATCGAGCAGGGCAGGTTGGATCTTGATGAAACGCGTTTCCCGCTTGATTCGATCATCGGCAGTATTAACAGTGTTTACTACACATTGTCTTCCGAGAAAGGGCTTCAATTCAAAGTGTACTCTGAGGTGCCTTCGGGTCGTTGGTACTTCTCAGATAAAGCTCGCCTTCGCCAAATCTTGTTTAATCTATTGAACAACGCGGTGAAGTTCACCTCCAGAGGCTTTGTTGAGGTGTACCTTAAAGAAGTGGTTGAGGGGAGTGACACCTATCTGAGCATTCGAGTTCGTGATACAGGGATTGGTATCTCTAAAGAAGCTCAGAAGCGTATTTTTAAACCGTTTGAACAAGCGGAGTCTTCGACCACAAGGCGTTTTGGCGGTACTGGTCTTGGCCTCGCGATTGTGAAGAAAATTGCCCAGTTGATGGATGGCAGTATTACCGTCACCAGTGAAGAAGGGATAGGCACGAGCTTTGATGTTCGCTTGAAGATTCAGCCATGCCAGCCAGGCGAAATCGAGAGCTTGCCACATAAGAAGTTAGACTACTCAGGCTTAAAAGTACTGATCGTCGAGGACAACCGAACTAACACGGTGATCATTGAAACCTTCATGAGCAGTAAAGGCTTTACCTGTAAGAGCGTCGAAAACGGTGAACTTGCAATACAAGCCGTGGTTGCCGAGCGCTTTGATTTGGTACTCATGGATAACCATATGCCTGTGATGGACGGCGTTGAATCAACCACTGCGATTCGTGCTTTGATAGGCGACGTGTCATCGGTATTGGTGTTTGGTTGTACGGCTGATGTCTTTAAAGAGACTCGCGAGCGTATGCTGGGGGCGGGTGTGGATTATATTATTGCTAAGCCGATTGATGAGCGTGAACTGGATGATGCTTTGTTCCGCTATTCAAATAAGCTTTACCAATACCATGAAGTAAAAGCGGATGAGCTCGAAAGCCAAGACGTAAAACCACACGATTCGAAAAGTAAAAGCGAGTCACTGCCTAAACCAGATCTTCGCAACAAAGATAACACTGAAGAGCTGTTAGTGACGCTGTATGTGGCGCTAGAAGACAACAACCTAGAACTGATTCAATTTGCATTAGAGAGCCTACGTGTCCATGTTGAACCGATGAACAACGCGGAACTTACTGAACAAGTCAATAAAGCGTTAGAGCAGGTTGCTTTAGGATCACCACCTACACAAGATGTCATTAATATCATTACTGTAAATCTACCGATGGCTTAA
- a CDS encoding HAD-IIB family hydrolase, whose amino-acid sequence MNSVSNELNQNWKKIDWVLTDVDDTLTWQGQLPPETLIALSKLRDSGKKVVAVTGACAGWCDHIAQLWPVDAVLGENGAFIMEKKNGYLTLRSDVPLPEISANQSKLKEQVLAILGDYPELSLTLDQSYRLCEVAIDIGQNRPKVDDAIIEEIVSKIHALGAHATASSIHINAWYGEHSKKATSTAFLKEKGLSDQEILERSCYVGDSMNDQYMFEILPNSVGVANIQHYWARLEHHPSVVMSKPGGYGFSEFVDKLLALK is encoded by the coding sequence ATGAATTCGGTATCGAATGAATTGAACCAAAATTGGAAAAAAATAGATTGGGTGTTAACCGATGTGGATGACACCTTAACGTGGCAAGGTCAACTGCCGCCTGAAACCTTGATCGCTTTAAGCAAGCTTCGTGATTCGGGAAAAAAAGTGGTTGCGGTAACGGGCGCTTGTGCAGGTTGGTGTGATCACATTGCTCAGTTGTGGCCTGTTGATGCGGTTCTCGGTGAGAACGGCGCGTTTATTATGGAAAAGAAAAATGGCTATCTGACATTGCGTTCTGATGTTCCTTTACCAGAAATCAGTGCCAATCAGAGTAAGCTGAAAGAACAAGTATTGGCTATTTTGGGCGATTACCCAGAGCTCAGTTTAACGCTGGATCAGTCTTACCGCCTGTGTGAGGTTGCAATCGATATCGGTCAAAACCGTCCTAAAGTCGACGATGCCATTATCGAAGAGATTGTCTCTAAGATTCACGCGTTAGGTGCACATGCGACAGCAAGCTCTATTCACATCAATGCTTGGTATGGTGAGCACTCTAAGAAAGCGACATCGACCGCTTTTCTTAAGGAGAAGGGGTTATCTGACCAAGAGATACTTGAGCGTAGTTGCTATGTCGGTGACTCGATGAACGACCAATATATGTTTGAAATTTTGCCGAACAGTGTCGGTGTGGCAAACATCCAGCATTACTGGGCGCGACTTGAGCATCATCCATCAGTGGTGATGAGCAAGCCGGGCGGGTACGGTTTCTCAGAGTTTGTAGACAAGTTACTTGCATTAAAATAG
- the gltS gene encoding sodium/glutamate symporter, with translation MTETLVSPMLSFTIAISLLFIGKGLIERSEVLRKYSLPEPVIGGFVCAATVAALYYIFEIQITFSLDVRDFLLLYFFAGIGLQADIKTLIKGGRPLFILLCLAAIFIVLQNVVGMAVASGFGMDAKAGLLSGSVSLIGGVGTTLAWAPMFVEEFGIANALELGVASNTVGLIAACVIGGPIANYLLNKHKVSPSNEEEVTVGAFQESETKTELSHYGVLWAWLILNLTLMLGYSLSEVIDSMGLKLPLFVSCLIAGILIGNVGRALFKKRRTQEKIAQGRKGLAMISDICLGMFLTMALMGLRIWDLDGLFGYISVVMSIQILLSLLFTVFVVYYLMGRNYDSVVICSGFGGITLGSTATAIVNMTAVTHRYGASPQAFIVVPLVCGFFVDLINALVISFFVGM, from the coding sequence ATGACAGAAACCCTAGTTTCTCCAATGCTCTCTTTTACGATCGCGATTTCGTTACTGTTTATCGGTAAAGGTTTGATTGAGCGATCTGAAGTATTAAGAAAGTATTCACTGCCAGAGCCTGTGATTGGTGGCTTTGTCTGCGCAGCGACCGTAGCGGCGCTTTACTATATTTTTGAAATCCAAATCACTTTTAGCCTAGATGTCAGAGACTTTTTGCTTCTCTACTTTTTTGCTGGCATCGGGCTCCAAGCGGATATTAAAACGCTGATTAAAGGCGGGCGACCGTTGTTCATCCTACTGTGTCTTGCTGCCATTTTTATCGTGTTGCAAAACGTAGTCGGAATGGCAGTCGCTTCTGGCTTTGGAATGGATGCGAAAGCAGGCTTGCTGTCCGGCTCTGTTAGTTTAATAGGCGGCGTAGGCACAACGTTAGCGTGGGCGCCAATGTTTGTGGAAGAGTTTGGTATTGCTAACGCGCTCGAACTTGGTGTCGCTTCAAACACGGTTGGTTTAATTGCAGCGTGTGTGATTGGTGGCCCGATAGCCAACTACCTACTCAATAAACACAAAGTGAGCCCTTCTAATGAAGAAGAGGTCACGGTTGGTGCATTCCAAGAGAGTGAAACAAAAACAGAGCTAAGCCACTACGGCGTTCTATGGGCATGGTTGATTCTTAACTTAACACTGATGCTGGGTTACAGTTTGAGTGAAGTTATCGACTCAATGGGCCTAAAACTGCCATTATTCGTTAGCTGTTTAATCGCAGGTATCCTAATCGGAAACGTCGGTCGAGCACTGTTTAAGAAGCGTCGTACACAAGAGAAAATCGCTCAAGGTCGAAAAGGTTTAGCGATGATCTCTGATATCTGCTTAGGCATGTTCTTAACCATGGCATTGATGGGACTTCGCATCTGGGATCTTGATGGGTTGTTTGGCTACATCTCTGTGGTCATGAGTATCCAGATCTTGCTTTCCCTGTTGTTTACTGTGTTTGTCGTTTATTACTTGATGGGAAGAAACTACGACTCTGTGGTGATATGTTCAGGCTTCGGTGGTATCACTCTAGGCTCGACCGCAACAGCAATTGTGAACATGACCGCAGTCACTCATCGCTATGGCGCAAGCCCACAAGCGTTCATTGTGGTGCCATTAGTATGTGGTTTCTTTGTTGATTTGATCAACGCGCTAGTGATCAGTTTCTTTGTTGGTATGTAG
- a CDS encoding dienelactone hydrolase family protein: protein MRKLTTLGLFSVLLPFSAISGENVTYQVDGMDYEGYWSEASDQAPLVLLIHDWDGLTDYEKKRSEMLNELGYNVFAIDLFGKGIRPTEVKDKKQHTGDLYKDREKMRALLSAGAMEAKRLGGNLDNNVMMGYCFGGAAVLEAARAGIPSKAYVTFHGGLSTPKGQDYSQTKAPVVVFHGTADAMISMEDFGSLAAQLETTKVPHEMITYSGAPHAFTVFGSNNYQQEADQKSWDRFTHVLETTTR from the coding sequence ATGCGAAAACTTACTACGCTCGGCCTGTTTTCAGTTTTACTGCCCTTCTCTGCGATATCAGGAGAAAACGTCACTTACCAAGTCGATGGAATGGATTACGAAGGTTATTGGAGTGAAGCCAGTGACCAAGCGCCTTTGGTACTGCTAATACACGATTGGGATGGCTTAACCGATTACGAAAAGAAACGTTCTGAGATGCTCAACGAGCTCGGTTACAACGTGTTCGCCATCGACCTATTTGGTAAAGGCATTCGCCCGACCGAAGTGAAAGATAAAAAGCAACACACAGGCGATCTGTATAAAGACAGAGAAAAAATGCGTGCGCTACTCAGCGCGGGAGCAATGGAAGCGAAAAGGCTTGGTGGTAACTTAGATAACAACGTGATGATGGGTTACTGTTTTGGTGGCGCAGCCGTTTTAGAAGCCGCTCGTGCGGGTATCCCATCGAAAGCTTATGTCACCTTCCATGGCGGTTTATCAACACCGAAAGGACAAGACTACTCCCAGACCAAAGCTCCTGTTGTCGTGTTCCATGGCACAGCTGACGCCATGATCTCAATGGAAGACTTCGGCAGCCTCGCTGCTCAGCTTGAAACAACCAAGGTTCCGCATGAAATGATCACCTACAGTGGTGCGCCGCATGCCTTTACCGTATTCGGCTCAAACAACTATCAACAAGAAGCTGACCAAAAATCCTGGGATAGATTTACCCATGTGCTAGAAACCACCACCAGATAA
- a CDS encoding L-alanine exporter AlaE, translating to MKSRGPFCIRNAAADTFAMVVFCFISGMIVEVFISGMTFEQSLASRTLSIPVNIAIAWPYGVFRDWFLRNGAKLSESSLMKNLSDLMAYVLFQSPVYAGILLAVGASGDQIVTAVTSNAVISCGMGVLYGYFLDMCRKWFRVPGYYQQA from the coding sequence ATGAAGTCTCGTGGTCCATTTTGTATTCGAAACGCAGCTGCGGATACATTTGCTATGGTCGTTTTCTGTTTTATTTCTGGCATGATCGTAGAAGTGTTTATTTCTGGTATGACGTTTGAGCAATCTCTTGCTTCTCGAACGTTATCTATTCCGGTAAACATTGCTATCGCTTGGCCTTATGGCGTTTTTCGTGATTGGTTCTTGCGCAATGGTGCAAAGCTTTCAGAAAGCTCATTGATGAAAAACTTGTCTGATTTGATGGCATACGTGTTATTCCAGTCTCCTGTGTATGCGGGTATTTTGTTGGCAGTGGGTGCTTCAGGCGACCAAATCGTTACGGCTGTCACCAGTAATGCAGTTATCTCGTGCGGTATGGGCGTACTTTACGGCTACTTCCTAGATATGTGTCGTAAATGGTTTCGAGTTCCAGGCTACTATCAACAAGCTTAA
- a CDS encoding pyridoxal-phosphate dependent enzyme, translating to MKLNNSPVTQHQYNEHTFFLKRDDQLHSHFCGNKARKFMKLLEDDSPNTTTLISYGSAQANSLFSLAALAKIKGWTLEFYVDHLPQWLQERPLGNYRGAIDLGAKVISVKETGTELHPQEYIEQVRQPDSQCIVLPEGGRSQLSEYGVKQLAIEILSWTRFENQHDFVVALPAGTGSTALYLHKHLKLHNIPVLTCACVGGSDYLTQQFNELGETDHPQILPLKAKHHFGKLYQQDYQTWLDLQEQTDIEFDLLYDPLMWQCLEQWQEENPTKTVIYIHQGGILGNESMLPRYQRKYPDMCRSTTNASW from the coding sequence ATGAAACTAAATAATAGCCCTGTAACTCAACATCAATACAACGAGCACACCTTTTTCTTAAAGCGTGACGATCAGCTTCACTCCCACTTTTGCGGCAACAAAGCCAGAAAGTTCATGAAGCTATTGGAAGACGATAGCCCAAACACCACCACTCTAATAAGCTATGGCTCCGCTCAAGCTAACTCCTTGTTCTCACTCGCCGCACTTGCGAAAATCAAAGGCTGGACGCTTGAGTTTTACGTTGACCACCTGCCTCAATGGCTACAAGAACGCCCACTCGGCAACTACCGTGGCGCTATCGATCTTGGGGCTAAGGTTATTTCAGTCAAAGAAACAGGCACTGAGCTTCATCCACAAGAGTATATTGAGCAAGTAAGACAACCTGACTCACAATGCATTGTATTACCAGAAGGTGGACGCTCTCAGCTTTCTGAATACGGCGTGAAGCAACTGGCGATTGAAATACTCAGCTGGACGCGTTTCGAAAACCAACACGATTTTGTGGTGGCACTCCCCGCAGGGACAGGCAGCACAGCTCTCTATCTTCATAAGCATTTAAAACTGCACAATATCCCGGTGTTAACCTGTGCATGTGTTGGCGGCAGTGATTACTTAACACAGCAGTTCAATGAACTCGGCGAAACCGATCACCCGCAGATCTTACCGCTTAAAGCCAAACACCACTTTGGTAAGTTGTACCAACAGGACTATCAAACTTGGTTGGATCTACAAGAACAGACTGATATTGAATTCGACCTGCTCTATGACCCATTGATGTGGCAATGCTTAGAGCAATGGCAAGAAGAGAACCCAACCAAAACTGTCATCTATATCCATCAAGGCGGTATCTTAGGTAATGAGTCGATGTTGCCGCGCTACCAGCGAAAATATCCAGATATGTGCCGTAGCACGACCAACGCTTCTTGGTAA
- a CDS encoding potassium channel protein, translating to MIIWLQLKRWIKANIFVLNGKNLLFTFLGYIALSWSMLYLAGETDLTSSVTVFAYYLVVTASTVGYGDLSPTTVAGQWIVILFVIPGGLSLFAALLGKVATEGVEYWRAGLLGKRRVRVDNHILMLGWNEQRTIHLIRMLQHEETGKRPIVLCTRSDIENPLPGEINFVKVNSYTDGKEMEKTGIESASCILIDNPEDDITLSAALYCANRNPKAHLLVYFKDEALSDLLHKHCPNSECIPAVGAEMLAKAAVDPGSSALHQELLSSTRGMTQYSTYFPEDAEPVTVAPIFSVFKEKYQATLIAIDTGSGIELNPELDQVVSSGTKLFYIADERIDDFDWKGF from the coding sequence ATGATAATCTGGTTACAACTCAAACGCTGGATCAAAGCAAACATCTTTGTTTTGAACGGCAAAAACTTACTGTTCACTTTTCTTGGCTACATCGCTTTATCGTGGTCGATGCTGTATTTGGCGGGTGAAACAGATTTAACCAGTTCGGTTACCGTATTCGCTTACTATTTGGTGGTGACGGCTTCTACAGTTGGTTATGGTGATTTATCCCCAACCACGGTAGCGGGGCAGTGGATCGTTATTCTATTTGTGATTCCAGGCGGGTTGAGCCTTTTTGCCGCGTTACTCGGTAAAGTGGCGACAGAAGGTGTTGAATATTGGCGAGCGGGCTTGCTAGGAAAAAGGAGAGTTAGAGTGGACAACCACATTTTGATGTTGGGGTGGAATGAGCAAAGAACCATTCATCTCATCCGCATGCTACAACACGAAGAAACGGGTAAACGACCAATCGTGTTATGTACGCGTTCAGATATCGAGAACCCGTTACCCGGTGAAATCAATTTCGTCAAAGTAAACAGCTACACCGATGGCAAAGAGATGGAGAAAACAGGCATTGAGTCGGCAAGTTGCATCCTGATTGATAACCCAGAAGACGATATTACGTTATCTGCGGCGCTTTACTGTGCCAACCGAAATCCTAAGGCACACCTTCTTGTTTACTTTAAAGATGAAGCGCTGAGCGATTTGTTGCACAAGCATTGCCCTAACTCAGAATGTATTCCAGCGGTAGGTGCTGAGATGCTAGCAAAGGCTGCAGTAGACCCAGGATCAAGTGCGCTTCATCAAGAGTTATTGAGCTCAACAAGAGGTATGACACAGTATTCAACGTACTTCCCTGAAGACGCTGAGCCTGTCACCGTCGCACCTATTTTCTCTGTGTTTAAAGAGAAGTATCAAGCAACACTGATCGCCATTGATACGGGGAGTGGTATTGAACTCAACCCAGAATTAGACCAAGTGGTCAGCAGTGGCACCAAGCTGTTTTATATTGCCGACGAGCGAATTGATGACTTCGATTGGAAAGGCTTCTAA
- a CDS encoding UPF0149 family protein encodes MTLQDILALPELEGKLITEHKTMGFVTAMAAAPNVLTPHEWLPFLWGGEEVAPFTDGEQLESYIEVIIELWNKTRPELIEGTWVWPEACQLDDEEVVNTAARDFCEGLLQGWQIARDDWETLMPEESEDNALVGGVLLSLSMLYDPETSIATLAEQGIEGLEQFEEIFNAVPVMLCGLTQRGIALAEAQ; translated from the coding sequence TTGACTTTACAAGATATTCTTGCGCTTCCAGAGTTGGAAGGAAAGCTAATCACAGAACACAAAACAATGGGCTTTGTCACTGCAATGGCAGCGGCACCGAATGTGTTAACCCCGCATGAGTGGCTACCGTTCTTATGGGGTGGCGAAGAAGTCGCACCTTTTACGGATGGTGAACAGCTAGAAAGCTACATTGAAGTTATCATCGAGCTTTGGAATAAAACCCGCCCTGAACTGATTGAAGGGACTTGGGTTTGGCCTGAAGCTTGTCAATTAGACGACGAAGAAGTGGTGAACACTGCCGCTCGTGATTTTTGTGAAGGCTTGCTTCAAGGCTGGCAGATTGCTCGTGACGATTGGGAAACACTAATGCCTGAAGAGAGCGAAGATAACGCACTCGTTGGCGGTGTCCTGCTGTCACTGAGCATGCTTTACGATCCAGAAACTTCAATTGCTACGCTTGCAGAGCAAGGCATCGAAGGCCTAGAGCAGTTCGAAGAGATCTTTAACGCTGTTCCTGTGATGCTTTGCGGACTAACGCAGCGTGGCATTGCACTGGCTGAAGCTCAATAA